In a genomic window of Penaeus vannamei isolate JL-2024 chromosome 38, ASM4276789v1, whole genome shotgun sequence:
- the LOC113817570 gene encoding guanine nucleotide-binding protein subunit alpha-14 yields the protein MACPLSCYCGLMCRCGCDPPPDPPPMTLGPPGAQACSSHTVYILLLGAAESGKSTIMRQMKIIHSGGMSPVSLRSYTRHVLQNALTCVTRLIKAVEEAAVPWGSPEAAHAAHTLSALTPSSWGLLEADVDPAVIPQDHAHLMKVLWEDTAAQECWQRANEFNLPDNTEYYLSATDRLAQQPYLPTQEDVLQLRIPTRAATVYDFTDRDWTFRITDVGGQRGERRKWLRLFDSINAIIFLTALSEYDQTWSEEEEDGMNRLELSLQLFCETLKYRGFVDTSIILFLNKVDVLQKKVATSDLSRYFPEYTGPRGDHRSAIDFIRNKFTGHAKDRKDFFTHETCATDTKTTKFVFAAVRESILWDNIRKFMDPFHLT from the coding sequence ATGGCGTGTCCTCTCTCCTGTTACTGCGGCCTCATGTGCCGCTGCGGCTGCGACCCGCCCCCGGACCCCCCTCCCATGACGCTGGGCCCGCCAGGGGCGCAGGCCTGCTCCAGCCACACCGTCTACATCCTGCTGCTGGGGGCGGCGGAGTCGGGCAAGTCCACCATCATGCGGCAGATGAAGATCATCCACAGCGGCGGGATGTCCCCCGTGTCGCTGCGCTCCTACACGCGCCACGTCCTGCAGAACGCGCTCACCTGCGTCACGCGCCTCATCAAGGCCGTGGAGGAGGCGGCCGTGCCTTGGGGGTCCCCCgaggccgcccacgccgcccacacgCTCTCCGCCCTCACGCCGTCGTCGTGGGGGCTCCTGGAGGCCGACGTGGACCCCGCCGTCATCCCGCAGGACCACGCGCACCTCATGAAGGTCCTGTGGGAGGACACGGCGGCGCAGGAGTGCTGGCAGCGCGCGAATGAGTTCAACCTGCCCGACAACACCGAGTACTACCTGTCGGCGACCGACCGCCTCGCCCAGCAGCCGTACCTGCCGACGCAGGAGGACGTGCTGCAGCTGCGAATCCCGACGCGCGCCGCCACCGTCTACGACTTCACGGACCGCGACTGGACGTTCCGCATCACGGACGTGGGCGGGCAGCGCGGCGAGCGGCGCAAGTGGCTGCGCCTCTTCGACAGCATCAACGCCATCATCTTCCTGACGGCGCTGAGCGAGTACGACCAGAcgtggagcgaggaggaggaggacggcatGAACCGGCTCGAGCTGTCGCTGCAGCTCTTCTGCGAGACGCTCAAGTACCGCGGCTTCGTCGACACGAGCATCATCCTCTTCCTGAACAAGGTCGACGTCCTGCAGAAGAAGGTCGCCACGTCGGACCTGAGCCGCTACTTCCCCGAGTACACGGGGCCGCGCGGGGACCACCGCAGCGCCATCGACTTCATCCGCAACAAGTTCACGGGCCACGCGAAGGACCGCAAGGACTTCTTCACCCACGAGACGTGCGCCACGGACACCAAGACGACCAAGTTCGTCTTCGCCGCCGTCAGGGAGAGCATCCTGTGGGACAACATCCGCAAGTTCATGGACCCTTTCCACCTGACGTGA